One genomic region from Magallana gigas chromosome 3, xbMagGiga1.1, whole genome shotgun sequence encodes:
- the LOC105319371 gene encoding potassium voltage-gated channel protein Shaw, producing MGSEQQELKIRFNVRGSLITTLGSKFSKFPNTKLGKLTKDAPEYNEQLDEYFIDRNPMVFHFILDFYDKGELHLPKTLCAGSIKNELEFWEIQENVLRSCCWKTRYNDEDDSEAYAMINDLDFKVKPERIINNEGMGILKHERKLRYNIWRILQKPASSIFGKAWFTLVFFSVTVSILVFGLSTTNIYSLQDSTKHNASEAEKEDHLANTTLFRHCVLWTDFASNLILFIDFLLQLYSCPNKKEFAFNLLNYIDLLVSALIFHIVYSDLSRVNGHEDIMGPSIFKYVYALRALRLFRLLMHTRGMKIIKLCIKVNFIEFLFFAALFLTCACIFAAVIYFAEQGKNSEFTDFFESIWWALITLTTVGYGDKVPESVFGHVIGTMAAFSGILIGTIPIVVISSNYGNFYSCYKVRDKHKKSSLPVKNFEEGKASQKKKQKCNNSGGIGCSKF from the exons ATGGGAAGCGAGCAACAGGAGCTTAAAATACGCTTCAACGTTCGCGGATCGCTGATCACCACGTTGGGTTCGAAATTTAGCAAGTTTCCAAATACTAAGCTTGGAAAATTAACGAAAGATGCACCGGAATACAACGAACAACTTGACGAATATTTCATTGATAGAAATCCgatggtttttcattttattttagacTTCTATGATAAAGGGGAGTTGCATCTTCCAAAAACGTTGTGCGCGGGAAGTATCAAAAAcgaattggaattctgggaaatTCAGGAAAATGTTCTACGATCATGTTGCTGGAAAACTCGATATAATGATGAAGACGATAGTGAAGCCTATGCAATGATAAATGATCTTGATTTTAAGGTAAAACCTGAGAGAATCATCAATAACGAAGGCATGGGCATCTTAAAACACGAGAGAAAATTAAGATACAATATTTGGAGAATATTGCAAAAACCTGCATCCAGcatttttggaaag gCTTGGTTTACACTGGTCTTTTTCTCGGTGACAGTGTCTATCCTGGTGTTCGGATTATCAACAACAAACATCTACAGTCTGCAAGACTCAACGAAACATAACGCATCCGAAGCGGAGAAAGAAGACCATTTAGCTAATACAACACTGTTCCGGCACTGTGTCCTGTGGACAGATTTTGCTTCCAACCTGATCCTGTTCATCGATTTCTTACTCCAACTGTACTCGTGTCCCAACAAAAAGGAGTTTGCATTCAATTTATTGAACTACATCGATTTATTAGTGTCTGCTCTGATTTTTCACATCGTGTACTCAGATTTGTCTCGGGTTAATGGCCATGAAGACATTATGGGACCAAGTATTTTTAAATACGTCTATGCACTTCGAGCACTGCGCTTATTTCGTCTTTTAATGCACACCAggggaatgaaaatcatcaAACTGTGTATCAAGGTCAATTTCATCGAGTTCTTGTTTTTCGCTGCCCTCTTTCTGACGTGTGCGTGTATATTTGCAGCGGTTATTTATTTTGCCGAACAAGGAAAAAACAGCGAGTTTACCGACTTCTTTGAATCTATATGGTGGGCTTTGATTACATTAACAACCGTTGGCTATGGTGATAAAGTTCCGGAATCTGTCTTTGGTCACGTGATCGGAACAATGGCTGCCTTTTCTGGAATTTTGATCGGTACAATACCGATCGTTGTGATTTCAAGTAATTACGGAAATTTCTACAGTTGCTACAAAGTGCGAGATAAACACAAGAAATCTAGTCTTCCCGTTAAGAATTTTGAAGAAGGAAAAGCTTcacaaaaaaagaaacagaaatgTAACAATTCAGGTGGAATTGGGTGTTCCAAATTTTAA